GCGGCTGCTTGGTTTTGGCTTGCCGTTTTCCTGGTTTTCATTGTGGTGGAGATTATTGAAATAGCAAGGGCGATTTGCCGCAGTCTAATATATGGCTTGAAGGAAGGCATCTTCACATACGATGTGACACAGTGGAGCCGAATCTTCACTTTTGCGATGTTCTTTACGTTTACCTTTTTCATAGAAACCCCGGTACAGGCAGTAATATTGAATACAGGCGTTTGGATCATTTTAATGTTATTGATCATTGAATTATATTTAAGTGTTGATTCAATTAGAAGAAAACATGTCCGGATTCCGTTGACATCCAGAAAGGAAAGGTCGGTATAAGAGCTAAACGCACATAAATTTTTCTATCCGCAAGTAAAAATCGCTTATCCGCAAATAAATTTTTCTATCCGCAAGTAAAAATCCCTTATCCGCACATAAATTTGGAAAGCATATGTAAATTCAAGCTTTTCACAAATAAATCTGATAAAAACGCGCATTAAGATAGGGCATTTTTCGAGGCAAGCATAAGAAAATAGCGGCTTTTCACAAAAAAAGAGCCAGTCACATGCAATTTTGCAATGCGGCTGGCTCTTTTTAGGCCTTTTGGACGGATTTTCAAATGGGCACTTATCCTGAGTATAGGACAAGTTTGGTTCCGGGAAGGCTGAAGATAAGGAGGCGATGTATAAATGGGTACCTTTGAAGTGTTGTCTTTGATGATCAGTTTCGGTATGTTTGTTATCGCCATGCTCCAGTTCACAAATAGAGACAGGGATTCATAAACACGCTCTCAAGCGTGTTTTTTTCGTCTTTATTTGGAAAGCCCCTCATATTCTTTCTTAATATCTTCTGCGGTTTTATCGATTTCTTCTCCCCAATGGTCATTGACCTTGTTGAACACAATATTGCCTTTTGTATCCATTAAAGCGTAGCCTCTATAGGCTGATTCGCCATTTTTCATATCAGCCCTTTCAATGAGCTGCATTTCAGGGTCTGACACAAATGGGAGGCTGTGTCCCATTTTTTCTTCAAGAGCATTATACAGCTCAAGCTGCTGCTCAGGCTGATCATTGCTTACGATGTACACGTTGACGTCCAAGCCTTCTAATTTATCCATATTCTGATGCAACTCGACCAGTTGCTGCTGACAGAGTCCTCAGGTGTATGTAGTGATAAAGAAGAAAACACTTGGCTTGTCCTGCGGGAAGGTAACTTCATTACCGGTCTGGTCCTTTAAGGTGATCGCTTCCTGTGCCTGATCTTTACCGCAGGCTGTCAGAACAAGAAGGACGATTCCTAATAAAATCATGAATTTTTTCTTCATAAGATCTCCAATTCCTAATAGTTGTTATCCATATCATTATGGCTATATTTTTAGCTTTTCTCAATAAAAATGCTTAAGTGAACGGATGTTTTTCTACGATTAAGCGTCAATCATAAAACAAACACACCCTTTTTATAAGAGTGTGCGTTTTATGGAATATTTATTACTTTTGAGGTAATAACCGGGGATGTTCTAATGGATGAATTTGCTTCGCTGCACTTTATAAATGAGCTTATCGAGCTCCTCTGAGTACATAAGCGTTTCAGGGTGTGACAATCCCTTTCTTTTTCCAACAGAAATCATCTTTTTGCGCAGGGCATCGATGTCATGATGAAGTTTTTTTATAGCAGTCGAAGGTGTGGTCATTGATTCGGCTCCTAATCAGGGGATGAAATACTATATTCTATTATCGACAAATTAAACCGCAAATAAACAGATTCGACAAAACTTATAAAAAGATTACAAGTTTCTACAATATGCATTTTCTAGTGAAAGAGACCTATTCCGAAATGCTTGTATTAATATTCCTGTAATCTATTATTCTTCCAGATTTTACATCGAATTATCACAGGGTTAATATTTCGTCCCTATTCTTAATATGTAAACCATTATAGATAGGGGACGGAGACTTTGAAGAAGAGAATGATTTCTGTTATTGGTGCAGCAGTTATTGGTCTAAATGCGTTTGGAGGAGGTGCGGCATTGGCAAAAGATATACATAAGGACATTGTAAATGTTTCACATCGCGGGGCTTCTGCTTATGCACCTGAGCATACCATCGCTTCATATGACATGGGCGAGAAATTGCATGGGGATTATATTGAAATTGATTTGCAGATGACAAAGGATGGTCATCTCATTGCGATGCATGATGTGACGCTTGACCGGACGACTAATGGTACAGGGTCCGTAAAGGATTACACTTTAAACGAAATAAAGCAGCTTGATGCAGGCAGCTGGTTCAACGAAAAGTACCCGTATGCATCAAAAGCGGAATACGAAGGCTTAAAGGTGCCGACACTTGAAGAGGTTTTCAAGAAATTTGGAAAAAACAACAGCTACTACATTGAAACAAAATCACCGGATGTTTATCCTGGCATGGAAAAAGAACTGCTTCGACTGGTTGATAAGTATAAGATTAATAAAGAGAAACTGCTTGTCCAATCTTTTAGTTCTCAAAGTCTTAAAGTGATGAATGAATTGGACCCCTCCATTAAGCTGGTTCAATTAATCTCTTATAAAGCAAACGCAGAAATTACCGAGGCAGAGATTAAGGAAATCAAGCAGTATGCAATGGGCATCGGTCCTAATCATACGTATCTAAATGAGGAATATGTGCAAAAGGTTGTGAACAGCGGCCTTGAACTGCACCCGTATACTGTCAACGACAAGGAAAGAATGAAGCAGCTGATTAATTGGGGAGTAACCGGCATGTTTACAAACCATCCGGATTTGCTGCATGATGTAAAAAAAGGGAGGTAAATAGAAAGAACTCCGGGAATCGTTTCCGGGGTTTTTTTGTATAATAACCAACACTGCCATAGTGAAAAATTACTAAAAAGGGCTTGAACATGTTATTTCAAAGTGATATGATTTTTATTAGTTCAAAAATCTGTCACATTTTGATTTGAGATAGCGAACCTGTCGTCGGTTAAAATGTCATCAGATTCCATTTTGATTAACAGTTGGTCCTTTAGGCAGCGAATCCTGCTTGATACTAACCGTCAATCCTGCTTCAGCATACCCAAATTCGGGAATGCGGGAGAGATTGACGGTTTTTTTATTTCAAGAAACAATCCTGTAACCGCTTTAAAAACCAGGATACGAGCATTATGAGGGGGAAAAAGAGTGAAAAAGACAAAAAATCGGTGGCTGATTGCCGCCTCGGCCGTAGGGATTCATATCTCAATCGGTTCGGTTTACGCTTGGAGCAACTTTACCAATCCATTGATTGAGCAGTTTGGCTGGACATCAAAGGAGGTACAGCTGACCTTCAGTTTGGCGATTCTATTTTTAGGGTTGTCAGCCGCATTCCTTGGCCATTTTGTTGAAAAGCATGGTCCCAAAAAGGCTGGCCTTCTGGCAGCAGGATTCTTTGGAGCCGGCATGCTTGGTGCCGGTTTGGCTGTAAATATGGGATCATTGCCATTTTTGTACATAACCTACGGTGTTCTTGGGGGTATTGGTTTGGGAGTCGGCTATATTGCACCGGTCTCTACACTGGTAAAATGGTTCCCGGACCGCCGCGGATTCGCAACCGGCCTTGCCATCATGGGATTTGGCTTCGCTGCAGCGGTAGCGAGCCCGGTCATGGATGGACTGATTAAATCTGTTGGGACAGCTAACACGTTCTTTATTTTAGGTGCAGCTTACTTAATCATCATGACATTATCATCTTTATATTTAGAAAGACCGCCTGCCGATTGGGCACCTGAAGGCATGAAAGAAAAAGCTGCAGCCGGAAAAATCAAAATCAAACAGGATTTGGCACAGTTAACGGCGAATGAAGCAGTAAAGACATCCCGGTTTTATTATTTATGGATTATGCTGTTCATTAATGTAACTTGCGGAATTGCGATTCTGTCAGCTGCAAAGCCGCTGGCACAGGAAAGCATAGGCCTGACAACGGCAGAAGCAGCCACGCTTGTCGGCGTACTCGGCATCTTTAATGGACTTGGCCGTCTGGCATGGGCATCCATTTCTGATTATATCGGTCGCCCAAACACGTATACGATTTTCTTCGTATCACAGATTGCCCTATTCCTGCTGCTTCCGATAACAAAAGAAGCCATTCTTTTCCAGATTATGCTGGCCATTGTGTACACCATGTATGGCGGCGGATTCTCATCCATCCCGGCATTTATCGGTGACGTTTTCGGAACAAAGCAGCTTGGCGCCATTCACGGCTACATTCTTACAGCATGGGCTGCCGCAGGACTTGCAGGTCCAATGTTCGCAGCGTGGATGAAGGACTCAACAGGAAGCTATGCTTCAAGTCTAACTAGCTTTGCAGGACTTTTTGTGATTGCACTCATTGTGTCAATCCTGATCCGTTTTGATATTAAAAAATTGCGCAAGCAAAATGAAGCAAGTGAGCGTATGGCAGGTTAAATTTAATAAAAACAGCATGGAAAAGCATTCAGCCCCGCTTCCGCTTTTCCATTGGTATGGCACTTGGCAGCGATCCTGCTAAAGACTAACCGCCGCAGAAATCAGCAACTATTAATTAGAGGCTTTTTGCGGTGGTTTTTTATGAAAAAAGGGCAAATTTATTCCATTTACCCATATACAATAATAAATGCTATTTGAACATTGGAAATTAAGAGATTCAGGATCTCTATTAAATAGAAAAAATCAAGGGAGTGTTTCAGGTGGGAAAAACAAAACATCCAGGACCTCAGAATAAAAAGGCAATGCCGGATCCGAAGCATTGGGTGAGCCCAATTCCATTTGGTCTTGGTAAAATAAAGCCGAAACATATGAGGGATACAGCAAAAATCCTATGGGAAAACAAAGATAATATTGGGTATGCCGCAAATATTTTAACGAAAGGTGTGTGTGACGGATGTGCCCTTGGCGTTTCCGGTCTTTATGACCAGACACTTAAGGGGCCGCACGTATGTACAACAAGGTTAAATGTCCTTCGTTTGAATACTGCCGGAGCAATCAAACCAGAAATTCTGCATGCCGATATCGATGAGCTGCGCAAATATGACAGCACCGAGCTTCGTAAATTGGGCCGCATTCCTTATCCAATGATCCGCAGAAAAGGAGAGCGCACATTCTCCCGGATTACTTGGGATGATGCCATGAACATGATTGCTGAAAAAATGAAGGTGCTCGATCCTAAACAGTATGCGTTCTACCTGACTAGCAGGGGAATTACGAATGAATCTTATTATGTGGCCGGCAAAGTTGCCCGCTTCCTTGGAACGAATCACATCGATAATGCGAGCCGCATTTGCCATTCGCCTTCTAAAACCGCTTTAAAGCGTTCCATTGGAGTAGGAGCTTCCACAGCCAACTATCTTGACTGGATTGGAACGGATGTCCTGTTATTCTGGGGCAGTGTGGCATCAAACAGCTCGCCTGTTTCATCCAAATATATGCTTGAAGCGAAGAAGAACGGCACAAAAATTATCGTCGTCAATCCATACAGAGAGCCGGCAATGGACAAATATTGGATTCCGTCAAATCCTGAATCTGCTTTGTTCGGCACAAAAATTGCAGATGATTTTTATCAGGTAAATATCGGCGGAGATATTGCCTTTATGCACGGGATCATGAAACACTGGTTTGAAATGGAAAAAGCGGAGCGCGGTTCTGCCATCAATCATAAGTTTGTGAACGAGCATGTAAATGGATATGAAGATTTGAAAAAGAAAGTAAAAGAGCAGTCATGGGAAGAGATTATTAAATCTTCTGGTGTAAGCAAAGAGCGTATCATCGAGCTTGCTGAACTGCTTGCGAACAGCAAAAATGCCGTCTATGCCTGGGCTCTTGGCCTGACCATGCATTCTTTTGCGACTGATAACATCTCACAGGTTGCCAATCTTGCGCTGCTTCGCGGTCATCTGGGCCGAAAGCATAATGGGCTTATGCCATTCCGCGGACATTCATCTGTGCAGGGAAGCGGTGAAATGGGGGCAGATCCATTCGTATTGCCTGGCGGTGACTTTTACGGAGACAATTTTACCCGCATTCAAAATCTTTGGGGATTCGAGCTTGAGAAATGGCAGGGTGATATTGTCGGGGTGACACTGGAGAATATCCTGCTTCCAGAAGACCATGAACGGAAAATCAAGCTTTACTATCTTTCAGGCGGCAACTTCCTTGAGACAATGCCAGATCCTGATTTTATTGAAAAAGCTCTATCTGAACTGGATATCCGTGTTCACCAGGATATTATTTTAAATACGTCTACACTGGTTGATGCGAAAGAAGCGGTCATCGTGCTTCCTGCTAAAACCAGGTACGAGCAGGAGGGCGGCGGTACGTCCACTTCAACGGAACGCATGGTGTATTTCAGTCCGGAAATTGAAGGGAATAAAAATAAAATTGAAGAGGCACGCGAGGAGTGGAAGATCTACATTGATCTTGCCAAACGTGTAAAGCCTGAAACTGCTCATCTCGTTGAATTTAAAAATGCACAGCAAATCCGTGATGAAATTGCTGTGGCTAACCCTAGTTATGATGGCATCCAGCATCTGAAAAAAGCAGGAGATGTCTTCCAGTGGGGCGGAGCATGGTTATGCGAGGACGGCATCTGCCCTACACCGGATGGAAAAGGCACACTTATTACTGTGGATATTCCAGACCTTGGAAAGAAAGAAGGGCAATTCATTGTTACGTCACGCCGCGGGAAGCAGTTTAATTCCATGGTCTATAAAGAGGTGGACCCGCTGAATGGAGCCGGACGATATGATGTATTAATGAACGCAGAGGATGGAAAGGACTTAAGCATTGCAGAGGGTGAAGGGATCGTCCTATACAATGGATTCGGTGTATTCCAGGGAAGAGCCAAATTCGTCGACATCGCCCGCGGCAACGTCGAAGTCCACTTCCCGGAAGGAAACTTCCTATTGCCAAGAGGCCGCTACGAAAAATTCGCAGGTATCCCTGACTATAACATCACGGTTACCCTTGAAAAAGCAGACCGCTACAATGCACGCAAAGATGTGGAATATAACGAAAAACACATTGCTGAAGATGAAATAGATGCACCAGCATAAAGGGGAGAGAGATGGCTTAGGGCCATCTCTCTTCTTTGTGTGAAGAGGTGATTTTAAGAGGAGATGGGGATTGAGGGCCAAATTGAATATCTTAATGAAAATGGCAGTTAAACCGAGTGAATAAAGGCGAAAGGGGAAGTGCCTTAGGAAAAATGGTAGTTAATCCGAATGAATAACACCGAAAAAGAGAGGTATCAGGAAAAATGGTAGTTAATCCGGGTGAATAACGACGAAAAAAGGGAGGCATCAGGAAAAATGGTAGTTAATCTGAATGAATAACGACGAAATGGTAGTTAATCCAGATGAATAACGACCAAAAAAGAGAGGCATCAGGAAAAATGGTAGTTAATCCAGATGAATAACGACCAAAAAAGAGAGGCATCAGGAAAAATGGTAGTTAATCCGGGTGAATAACGACGAAAAGAGAGCTACCATAGGAAAAACGGTAGTTATTCCGAATGAATAAAGCCGAAAAGAGAGCTGTCTTAGGAAAAATGGTAGTTAATCTTAATTAATAACGACGAAAAGAGAGTTACCTTGAGTAAATGGTAGTTAATCCAGATGAATAACGACCAAAAAAGAGAGGCATCAGGAAAAATGGTAGTTAATCCAGATGAATAACGACCAAAAAAGAGAGGCATCAGGAAAAATGGTAGTTAATCCAGATGAATAACGACCAAAAAAGAGAGGCATCAGGAAAAATGGTAGTTAATCCGGGTGAATAACGACGAAAAGAGAGCTACCATAGGAAAAATGGTAGTTAATCCTAATGAATGAAGCCGAAAAGAGAGCTGCCATAGGAAAAATGGTAGTTAATCCGAGCGAGTAACGCCTAAAATCGATCGGCCATAGGGAAAATGGTAGTTAATCCGAATGAATAAAGCCGAAAGGAGGCTGCCTTAGAAAAAACGGTAGTTAATCCCAATGATAACGATGAAAAAAATGCAGTTAATCTCTAACCACTAATGCTGCCCATTTTCCAAAATAGGCTCGTCATCCTGCGACATCCATTATTTCCCTTCGTCATATATAGTGAGGTGAAAATAATGAAGAAAATCAAACAGGCAATTGCAGCAGGAGTCATTTCTCTGGCAGTTATTTTTACAGGGGAGCAGTATTTGCGGACCACAGCGGAGATAAAGAAATAGCTGTCGTGAAAAAGGGGACACACTATATTCCCTGGCTAAGAAGCATCATATGAGTGTGGCACAAATTTCGGATCTGAATGATTTAAAAGGTACAACAATCTATCCGGGGCAGCGTCTCATTCTATCCGGAGAGGAAGCTGGATATCATAAGATTATTGCCGGTTCTTTCAGCAAAAAAGAGAATGCGGAAAAGCGGGCAGCACTACTAAAGAAAAAGAGATCCCTGCCGCAATTGGCACCGCTGTCATTGATGGCAAAACCTATTACCGTGTGCAGGCTGGTGCATTTAAAGACAAAAAGAATGCTGTGAAGCAACTGGAGGCAGTCAAAAAGGCAGGAATTAAAGATGCCTTTATTCTTTCGAAAGAAGAACTTCATATTTTTGGCTTAAAACCAGGAGATGCTTTTGATGAGATAGTATCCAGAATGGGCAAGCCAAAAAAGACTGAAACCCAGCTCAATATTAAAAGCCTTTACTATCAGAGTGATGGGGCCGGGCTAAGGGTAACCTTAAATAAGAAAGATGGTACAATAGGCAGTCTTGCTGTATATCCAGAATATTTAAGCCCGCGTATGTTTCCTGCGCTTCCCTTTACCAAGGACGAAGTAGTAAAAATGTACGGTAATTCTGACAAGACAAAAACTGTAACTTGTTACGAATCAGCAAAGTGTGAAGAGTTAACCTACCAGCTTGATCATTTGGAACTCAAAGCCCGGATTGACAGGGATCAAGCAACTGTTCAGTTTCTTGAAATAACCGATCTCAATTATCGATAACCCAATTGGAGGCCTCCTTTAGCCTCCGTTTTTTTTTGAAGGAATATTCTTCCTTTTGGAGAATACTTATTTATCTGGGTATTTTTACCAAATCAGGAGGGAAGGTAATGGAGCAAAAAAATGGACACCGCTAAAGGAAATGGACGGATCGAATACGCTGATTTGGGGCGATAAGCCGGAAGTGCTGCCAGAACAGGCATTTATCTCCCTGACAAGAGGGGAAGGACTAAATCTCATTCAACTGTTTATTAATCAGGTGCTGACATTATTGGTAATGAATCAGATGAGAAAAGCGCCTGGTCTTATTTATGCGGAACTAAATGGAGAACTAAAGAAATGTAAGGGAAACGGGCAGACAATGACGGTTTGGGACGGAAAGCTGATGCCTAAATTCCGAAATCGCAATACACATGCTTTTGCGATGAAATTTTTCACATGGATCATCCATCGGAAAAACACTAAAAACTACTATCTTACATACTCTGCAAATGAGACAATCCCTTCCGTTGCTGAAGTGAAAGATATCTTAAGACAGTTCGGCAAGTTTTATGATGGAGGTGTTCTTGCCAGGAAGGCTTCACTCCCGGCTTTGGGGAAGAAAAGAAGTCTTCATAGATAAAATATAAACACAGTTCCCGATTACTTTTTTGGAGCTGGTGTTTATTGGTTTTCCGAAGATTTACGAATTAATCCCATCAATCCGCGTGTCATTAAAAAAGTTGCCATAATGGTTACAAAGCTATAATAGGAATTCCATGATTTCTTATATCTGATCAGCTGTGTATATTTTTCAAGAAAATGTTCAGCAACTGCGGAAGGAGCACTGAAGATCAGGGACTTTAACAAAATCCCCTTAACTCCATTCTTCATGGTTAGCTGATTAAAATAAACACACGTTATCGGGAATATTATATAGCTGAATAGCACGCTGACATCAAAAGTTTTAAACAGATTTACCGGGTATTTTAGATAGCCTTTACGCACTAACAGATTATCTAAAAAGGTGGCAATATAGCTTTTTAAAAAGAATATGATTAGCCATTCCTTCATTGGGGGCTT
This window of the Cytobacillus pseudoceanisediminis genome carries:
- a CDS encoding glycerophosphodiester phosphodiesterase, which produces MISVIGAAVIGLNAFGGGAALAKDIHKDIVNVSHRGASAYAPEHTIASYDMGEKLHGDYIEIDLQMTKDGHLIAMHDVTLDRTTNGTGSVKDYTLNEIKQLDAGSWFNEKYPYASKAEYEGLKVPTLEEVFKKFGKNNSYYIETKSPDVYPGMEKELLRLVDKYKINKEKLLVQSFSSQSLKVMNELDPSIKLVQLISYKANAEITEAEIKEIKQYAMGIGPNHTYLNEEYVQKVVNSGLELHPYTVNDKERMKQLINWGVTGMFTNHPDLLHDVKKGR
- a CDS encoding FdhF/YdeP family oxidoreductase → MGKTKHPGPQNKKAMPDPKHWVSPIPFGLGKIKPKHMRDTAKILWENKDNIGYAANILTKGVCDGCALGVSGLYDQTLKGPHVCTTRLNVLRLNTAGAIKPEILHADIDELRKYDSTELRKLGRIPYPMIRRKGERTFSRITWDDAMNMIAEKMKVLDPKQYAFYLTSRGITNESYYVAGKVARFLGTNHIDNASRICHSPSKTALKRSIGVGASTANYLDWIGTDVLLFWGSVASNSSPVSSKYMLEAKKNGTKIIVVNPYREPAMDKYWIPSNPESALFGTKIADDFYQVNIGGDIAFMHGIMKHWFEMEKAERGSAINHKFVNEHVNGYEDLKKKVKEQSWEEIIKSSGVSKERIIELAELLANSKNAVYAWALGLTMHSFATDNISQVANLALLRGHLGRKHNGLMPFRGHSSVQGSGEMGADPFVLPGGDFYGDNFTRIQNLWGFELEKWQGDIVGVTLENILLPEDHERKIKLYYLSGGNFLETMPDPDFIEKALSELDIRVHQDIILNTSTLVDAKEAVIVLPAKTRYEQEGGGTSTSTERMVYFSPEIEGNKNKIEEAREEWKIYIDLAKRVKPETAHLVEFKNAQQIRDEIAVANPSYDGIQHLKKAGDVFQWGGAWLCEDGICPTPDGKGTLITVDIPDLGKKEGQFIVTSRRGKQFNSMVYKEVDPLNGAGRYDVLMNAEDGKDLSIAEGEGIVLYNGFGVFQGRAKFVDIARGNVEVHFPEGNFLLPRGRYEKFAGIPDYNITVTLEKADRYNARKDVEYNEKHIAEDEIDAPA
- a CDS encoding aspartyl-phosphate phosphatase Spo0E family protein, with translation MTTPSTAIKKLHHDIDALRKKMISVGKRKGLSHPETLMYSEELDKLIYKVQRSKFIH
- a CDS encoding CBO0543 family protein → MGRKFERNLLRLLFIFGIMSFFNLIRKPPMKEWLIIFFLKSYIATFLDNLLVRKGYLKYPVNLFKTFDVSVLFSYIIFPITCVYFNQLTMKNGVKGILLKSLIFSAPSAVAEHFLEKYTQLIRYKKSWNSYYSFVTIMATFLMTRGLMGLIRKSSENQ
- a CDS encoding LysM peptidoglycan-binding domain-containing protein codes for the protein MSVAQISDLNDLKGTTIYPGQRLILSGEEAGYHKIIAGSFSKKENAEKRAALLKKKRSLPQLAPLSLMAKPITVCRLVHLKTKRML
- a CDS encoding L-lactate MFS transporter, encoding MKKTKNRWLIAASAVGIHISIGSVYAWSNFTNPLIEQFGWTSKEVQLTFSLAILFLGLSAAFLGHFVEKHGPKKAGLLAAGFFGAGMLGAGLAVNMGSLPFLYITYGVLGGIGLGVGYIAPVSTLVKWFPDRRGFATGLAIMGFGFAAAVASPVMDGLIKSVGTANTFFILGAAYLIIMTLSSLYLERPPADWAPEGMKEKAAAGKIKIKQDLAQLTANEAVKTSRFYYLWIMLFINVTCGIAILSAAKPLAQESIGLTTAEAATLVGVLGIFNGLGRLAWASISDYIGRPNTYTIFFVSQIALFLLLPITKEAILFQIMLAIVYTMYGGGFSSIPAFIGDVFGTKQLGAIHGYILTAWAAAGLAGPMFAAWMKDSTGSYASSLTSFAGLFVIALIVSILIRFDIKKLRKQNEASERMAG